A window of Flavobacterium flavigenum contains these coding sequences:
- the alaS gene encoding alanine--tRNA ligase, translated as MKSQDVRKQFLDFFKSNGHLIVPSAPIVLKDDPTLMFNNSGMAQFKEFFLGNGTPKSPRIADTQKCLRVSGKHNDLEDVGFDTYHHTMFEMLGNWSFGDYFKKEAINWAWQLLTEVYKIPKENLYVSVFEGSKEDNVPFDQEAWDIWKTLIDEDRIILGNKKDNFWEMGDQGPCGPCSEIHVDLRPEAEKALVSGKSLVNNDHPQVVEIWNNVFMEFNRKADGSLEKLPAQHVDTGMGFERLCMALQGKTSNYDTDVFTPLIEKVEQITGLKYTSDEVKNISEEQNKTNIAIRVVVDHVRAVAFAIADGQLPSNTGAGYVIRRILRRAIRYGFTFLGTKEPFINKLVEVLANQMGEFFPEIKSQQQLVTNVIREEEASFLRTLDQGLQLLDNVIAETKGQEVSGAKVFELYDTFGFPKDLTALILKEKGFSYNEEEFEVELQKQKARSRAASEVSTEDWNVLIPGNVETFVGYDKTDNEVKITRIRKVDSKKDGILYQIVLDNTPFYPEGGGQVGDKGTLVSANETIEIIDTKKENNLILHFAKQLPENVEAGFVAKVNTDLRTSTSKNHSATHLMHLALRNILGTHVEQKGSLVNPNYLRFDFSHFSKVSDKEIKQVEASVNAQIEAQLQLVEHRNIPIKEALDKGAMALFGEKYGDNVRMIEFGDSKELCGGIHVKNTAEIWHFKIISEGAVAAGIRRIEAITGDAVKNFYINQENTLAEIKETLKNPQDILKSVTSLQDDNAKLKKQIEQLLKEKVGALKSELEKDFQEVNGIHFLAKQVDLSMASTKDLAAALGSSKPDSFVFLASVEDGQPNIHCYIAKELVAAKNLNANAVIKELGKYIEGNGGGQPFFASGKGKNAEGIQQALANASQFVK; from the coding sequence ATGAAATCACAAGACGTACGTAAACAATTTCTGGACTTTTTTAAGAGCAACGGACACTTAATTGTTCCATCTGCCCCAATCGTGCTAAAAGACGACCCAACCCTTATGTTCAATAACTCGGGAATGGCCCAGTTTAAAGAATTTTTCTTAGGAAACGGAACTCCAAAAAGTCCAAGAATTGCAGATACGCAAAAATGTCTTCGTGTTTCAGGGAAGCATAACGATCTTGAAGATGTAGGTTTTGATACGTATCACCACACCATGTTCGAAATGCTGGGTAACTGGTCTTTTGGCGATTATTTCAAAAAAGAAGCCATCAACTGGGCTTGGCAGTTATTGACAGAAGTTTATAAAATTCCAAAAGAAAATCTTTATGTTTCTGTTTTTGAAGGAAGTAAAGAAGATAATGTTCCGTTTGACCAGGAAGCCTGGGATATCTGGAAAACTCTAATTGATGAAGACCGAATTATTCTTGGAAACAAAAAAGATAATTTCTGGGAAATGGGTGACCAAGGACCATGCGGACCTTGTTCTGAAATTCATGTTGATTTACGTCCGGAAGCTGAAAAAGCTTTGGTTTCAGGAAAGAGTTTAGTGAACAATGATCACCCGCAAGTAGTTGAAATCTGGAATAATGTATTCATGGAATTCAACCGTAAAGCAGATGGTTCTCTTGAAAAACTTCCAGCGCAACACGTAGATACCGGAATGGGATTTGAGCGTTTGTGTATGGCTTTACAAGGGAAAACATCAAACTATGATACCGATGTTTTTACACCGCTTATTGAAAAAGTTGAGCAGATTACAGGTTTAAAATATACGTCTGATGAAGTTAAAAACATCAGTGAAGAACAAAACAAAACTAACATCGCAATTCGTGTTGTGGTAGATCACGTGCGTGCGGTTGCTTTTGCAATTGCAGACGGACAATTGCCATCTAACACGGGAGCGGGTTATGTAATTCGTAGAATTTTGCGTCGTGCTATTCGTTACGGATTTACATTTTTGGGAACCAAAGAACCTTTCATCAATAAACTGGTAGAAGTTTTGGCCAACCAAATGGGAGAATTTTTCCCGGAAATCAAATCGCAACAACAATTGGTTACCAATGTAATTCGTGAAGAAGAAGCTTCTTTCTTAAGAACTTTAGATCAGGGATTACAATTGCTGGATAATGTAATTGCAGAAACTAAAGGTCAAGAAGTTTCGGGAGCTAAAGTTTTTGAATTGTACGATACTTTCGGTTTTCCAAAAGATTTAACAGCTTTGATTTTAAAAGAAAAAGGATTCTCTTATAATGAAGAAGAATTTGAAGTAGAATTACAAAAGCAAAAAGCGCGTTCCCGTGCTGCTTCTGAAGTTTCTACAGAAGACTGGAACGTTTTGATTCCTGGGAATGTGGAAACATTTGTTGGTTATGATAAAACAGATAACGAAGTAAAAATTACCCGTATCAGAAAAGTAGATTCTAAAAAAGATGGTATTTTGTACCAAATCGTTTTAGACAATACGCCGTTTTACCCAGAAGGAGGAGGACAAGTTGGAGATAAAGGAACGCTAGTTTCTGCAAATGAAACGATCGAAATCATCGATACCAAAAAAGAAAACAATTTGATTTTGCATTTTGCAAAACAACTTCCGGAAAATGTAGAAGCAGGTTTTGTGGCAAAAGTAAATACCGATTTAAGAACTTCGACTTCTAAAAATCACTCGGCTACGCACCTGATGCATTTGGCTTTGAGAAATATTTTGGGAACGCATGTGGAACAAAAAGGTTCGTTGGTAAATCCTAATTACTTGCGTTTTGACTTTTCTCATTTCAGCAAAGTTTCTGATAAAGAAATCAAACAAGTTGAAGCTTCTGTAAATGCTCAGATTGAAGCGCAATTGCAATTAGTTGAACACAGAAATATTCCGATTAAAGAAGCTTTGGATAAAGGTGCAATGGCTTTATTTGGAGAGAAATACGGAGATAATGTTCGTATGATTGAGTTTGGTGACAGTAAAGAATTATGTGGTGGAATTCACGTAAAAAATACTGCTGAAATCTGGCATTTCAAAATTATTTCTGAAGGTGCTGTTGCAGCTGGAATTCGTCGTATCGAAGCAATTACTGGTGATGCAGTGAAGAATTTCTATATAAATCAGGAAAATACATTAGCAGAAATAAAAGAAACACTTAAAAATCCGCAGGATATTTTAAAATCTGTTACTTCACTTCAGGACGATAATGCTAAACTGAAAAAGCAAATTGAGCAATTGCTAAAAGAAAAAGTAGGCGCATTAAAATCGGAATTAGAAAAAGATTTCCAAGAAGTAAATGGGATACATTTCCTTGCTAAACAAGTAGATTTAAGCATGGCTTCGACGAAAGATTTAGCAGCTGCATTAGGAAGTTCAAAACCGGATTCGTTCGTGTTTTTAGCTTCTGTAGAAGATGGTCAGCCTAATATTCACTGTTATATTGCTAAAGAATTAGTAGCTGCTAAAAACTTAAACGCGAATGCTGTAATTAAAGAATTAGGAAAATATATTGAAGGAAATGGAGGAGGACAACCTTTCTTTGCTTCCGGAAAAGGTAAAAATGCAGAGGGGATTCAACAAGCTTTAGCAAATGCAAGTCAATTTGTGAAATAA
- a CDS encoding ABC transporter ATP-binding protein, whose protein sequence is MKLLYSYIIKHKMLLFFALIMATINICFSLSDSIITGKLMQDCGVGLHKYDGNVNGFMKSLSFWLGLSLGAAMISRITKNFQDYFTNVVIQRTGAQMYTDGIKKSLDLPYAEFEDQRSGETLSKLTKVRSDSEKLITLSISLIFQTIIGFVFVIVYIARIDYRISLIFLVTAPIIALVSSYLGKKIKIVSRKIVNQTNALAGSTTESLRNIELVKSLGLTYQEEKRLNLNTFKILQLELEKVRFIRSLSFIQGTTVHFLRTCVVFTLYYFLFGGKIIVGDLLTMVFFTFFIFGPLQELGNFIIVLNETKVSMENFRILLNAPKEFRPKTPKHVGAIQSLLFSNVSFQHKTAKFIAVENINFEIKQGQTVAFVGPSGSGKTTLVKLLVGLYTPAEGQVFYNDIDSTEIDLLDLRKQLGFVTQDAQLFSGTIRENLLFVKPNATDEDLHNALKKASCEKLLVRAEDGLNTTIGEGGIKVSGGEKQRLSIARAILRNPNLLIFDEATSALDSITEEEINATIRNISDQNRITVLIAHRLSTVMHADRIFVLEQGKIIEQGKHDDLIAERGLYYAMWRQQIGERK, encoded by the coding sequence ATGAAATTATTATACTCCTATATAATCAAACACAAAATGCTCTTGTTTTTTGCTTTGATTATGGCCACTATAAACATTTGTTTCAGTTTATCAGACTCTATTATTACAGGTAAATTAATGCAGGACTGCGGTGTTGGTCTGCATAAATATGACGGAAATGTAAATGGTTTTATGAAATCATTGTCTTTTTGGTTGGGACTCTCACTTGGCGCGGCAATGATTTCAAGAATTACCAAAAATTTTCAGGATTATTTTACCAATGTTGTAATTCAGCGAACCGGTGCACAAATGTATACTGATGGAATTAAAAAATCACTTGATTTGCCTTATGCCGAATTTGAAGATCAGCGAAGCGGTGAAACTTTAAGCAAACTGACCAAAGTACGTTCTGATTCTGAAAAATTAATTACACTTTCGATTTCACTTATTTTTCAGACTATTATCGGATTCGTATTCGTTATCGTGTATATTGCCCGAATCGATTATCGTATTTCACTTATCTTTTTAGTTACAGCTCCAATTATTGCTTTGGTAAGTTCTTATCTGGGCAAAAAAATAAAAATCGTTTCCAGAAAAATTGTGAATCAAACCAATGCACTGGCAGGTTCAACAACAGAAAGTTTAAGAAATATAGAATTGGTAAAAAGTCTTGGATTAACGTATCAGGAAGAAAAGCGTCTGAACCTTAATACTTTTAAGATTCTGCAGCTTGAATTAGAAAAGGTTCGCTTTATCAGAAGTTTAAGTTTTATTCAGGGTACAACGGTTCATTTTTTAAGGACCTGTGTTGTTTTTACATTATATTATTTCCTTTTTGGAGGAAAAATTATTGTGGGAGATCTACTTACTATGGTATTTTTTACCTTTTTTATTTTTGGACCTTTACAGGAATTGGGAAACTTTATAATCGTGCTTAACGAAACTAAAGTTTCAATGGAAAATTTCAGGATCCTTTTAAATGCTCCAAAAGAATTTCGCCCGAAAACCCCAAAACATGTTGGGGCAATCCAGTCTTTACTATTCTCTAATGTAAGTTTCCAGCACAAAACCGCTAAATTTATAGCCGTTGAAAATATTAATTTCGAAATCAAACAAGGACAGACTGTTGCCTTTGTTGGTCCATCTGGTTCCGGAAAAACAACTTTGGTAAAATTATTAGTCGGATTATATACTCCTGCAGAAGGTCAGGTTTTTTATAATGATATTGATTCGACAGAAATTGACCTGCTCGATTTAAGAAAACAACTCGGATTTGTAACTCAGGATGCCCAATTATTCTCGGGAACAATCCGGGAAAATTTATTGTTTGTAAAACCAAATGCTACTGATGAGGATTTACACAATGCATTAAAAAAAGCCAGTTGCGAAAAATTATTAGTTCGTGCCGAAGATGGTTTAAATACCACTATAGGAGAAGGCGGAATAAAAGTTTCAGGAGGAGAAAAGCAAAGATTATCAATCGCAAGAGCTATCTTAAGAAATCCGAATTTATTGATTTTTGATGAAGCAACTTCTGCTTTGGATTCTATTACAGAAGAAGAAATCAATGCTACAATTAGAAATATTTCAGATCAAAACAGAATCACGGTTTTAATCGCCCATCGCTTGTCTACAGTAATGCATGCTGACAGAATTTTTGTTTTGGAACAGGGAAAAATCATTGAACAGGGAAAACACGATGATTTAATTGCAGAAAGAGGTTTGTATTATGCTATGTGGCGCCAGCAGATTGGGGAAAGAAAATAG
- a CDS encoding GSCFA domain-containing protein, which yields MQFRTQIPISKRDSLIDYNSRILSVGSCFAENMASKFDYFKFQNQTNPFGIIFNPVSIEKLFRRICEQKLFEEKDVFFHNERWHCFDVHSDLSNSDREELLETLNKTITETHKWLKETTHLIITYGTSWVYKYIQSDQIVANCHKVPQKQFTKELLDIEIIKKSIQSTIVLIQNLNPDINFIFTVSPVRHIKDGFVENQLSKSHLFTALHKTINYQRSAISYFPSYEIMMDELRDYRFYAEDMLHPNQIAIDYIWKLFSESYISETSFSIMKEVDEIQKSLRHRSFNPESEQHKKFLEKLQQKIKLLNKKSPNIRF from the coding sequence ATGCAATTCAGAACCCAAATCCCAATTTCAAAAAGGGACAGCCTAATCGATTATAATTCGAGAATACTTTCTGTTGGTTCTTGTTTTGCAGAAAATATGGCGTCGAAATTTGACTATTTTAAATTTCAAAATCAGACCAATCCATTCGGGATTATTTTTAATCCTGTTTCGATTGAAAAATTATTCAGAAGAATTTGTGAACAGAAATTATTTGAAGAAAAAGATGTTTTTTTTCACAACGAACGCTGGCATTGTTTTGACGTACATTCAGATTTAAGCAATTCGGATAGGGAAGAATTACTGGAAACATTAAATAAAACGATTACCGAAACTCATAAATGGTTAAAAGAAACAACACACCTTATTATTACCTACGGAACTTCCTGGGTTTATAAATACATACAAAGTGATCAAATTGTAGCCAATTGCCATAAAGTTCCGCAAAAGCAATTCACAAAAGAATTATTGGATATAGAAATAATTAAAAAGAGCATTCAAAGTACAATAGTACTAATTCAGAATTTAAATCCGGATATAAATTTCATTTTTACCGTTTCTCCGGTGCGCCACATCAAAGATGGTTTTGTAGAAAATCAGTTGAGCAAATCACATTTATTTACAGCTCTTCATAAAACCATCAACTATCAACGATCAGCCATCAGCTATTTTCCTTCTTATGAAATCATGATGGATGAACTTCGTGATTATCGCTTTTATGCCGAAGATATGCTGCATCCTAACCAAATTGCTATTGATTATATCTGGAAGCTTTTCAGCGAAAGCTATATTTCAGAAACCAGTTTTTCTATTATGAAAGAAGTCGATGAAATTCAAAAAAGCCTTCGCCACAGAAGCTTTAATCCAGAGTCAGAGCAACACAAAAAGTTTCTGGAAAAGTTACAACAGAAGATAAAATTGCTGAATAAAAAATCACCGAATATAAGGTTCTAA
- a CDS encoding translocation/assembly module TamB domain-containing protein — translation MNKKNIHYLKKTLRILLWCVGSIVALLLLLIILIQVPSVQNFVKDKAITYLHSKIKTKVSLDHISIKFPKDVVLEGFYFEDQNKDTLLAGKRLEVDVDLFKLVSNELEINSVSLENVKANISRNKDGVFNFDYIIKAFESKEPKVDDPNAKPFQISVVKVNLDHVKFNFKDDFSKNDIAVNLSHFDTKFNAFDLDKMNFDIPKINLNGLKLVLNQEAVEKAAEVSVKTAETISKRKDFKLKLDKISLSKIDILYDNKDSRLNSGIRLGTLNLTVNEIDLNKQLLDFNTFEIKNLKGNLRLGAKDKQIQAPSLDTTAIKQAGWKVKLADVDIQNIDFKFDDMQSKPVQKGIDYSHLDLDKFNLKADELYYANDTISGNIKALAVTEKSGLTIQSLKTDFFYGPKNASLNNLYVRTPQTLVKDKIKVTYKSIASLKKDLGDLSVDANLNQSKIGFKDILLFAPDLQKQNPFKSNPNAILYLNTRINGKIKDLNIPKLEMSGIGTTRVSLSGKIKGLPDAKKSYYDLDIKNLSSTSKDINTFVPAGTIPKNIQLPSQINLKGKFKGSVQNFKTNLALNSSFGNVKVDGIFDQRVKNRERYDASVSLEEFDLGRLIKNDSIGKITFKAKVKGTGLDPKTANAAIDGLVQKAVFNRYTYRDLNLKGNIENGSFAVKSGMKDPNLNFDLTASGDTKQKYPTIKLKLNLDIADLEKLNLHAGPMKLRGNVDADIANSNPDYLNGKVFLSNIQILQKEEPIVLDSIRVLAFADKDSNSIKIASQFLKAEVVGKYKLTTLTTAIKKSISKYIDLKNPKVNAESDEQRLAFTLKVDNDPVLFKLIPKLTGLEPLTITGNYNNQTDSLQVKGTIPRIVYAENTISGGKINIQAKENALEYSVSVATIESGSLKIPFTSLSGKVEENILDYALEVKDAKDKQQYFVGGEFKVENSKNIFKIDAENFVLNYDKWNIDPENAIEFGKDQLYVNKFFLENAGNELKIQSEGTQNNAPIEVDFVNFKIETIMNIVKKDKLLMQGLINGNAIVENVMTNPIFTSDLKIDDFTFKGQKVGDLEIKVNNKTANVLAANLQLSDEDNDVNLTGDYAIKGGTFDFDVAINKLNIESIQGFSMDNISEGKGYLSGNFKVQGTTAAPKINGELSFNDAAFRVTQLNSYFKTDQEKITFDNGTITFDKFTFQDENDNELSLDGTIQSPDFRKYNFALNITANDFRAINSKAADNNLFYGDLFLDTKLNVKGTLENPVIGGTIKVNKDTKFTVVLPQSDPSIADREGIVEFVDEDNQYLRQTAEMEQKLNQSELLGMDVSVDISIDKEAELTLVIDKGNGDYLNLKGEAQLTGGIDPSGKTTLTGKYEFTDGAYEMNFNMIRRKFNIQKGSSIIWNGEPTMATLNITAIYKVNTAPIDLLENQLGGANQTVKNTYKQKIPFQTLLKMKGELLKPEITFDIILPDGNYDVSADIVTASQAKLEQLRQEPAELNKQVFALLLLNRFIGENPFASESGGTNAESLARQSVSKILSQQLNDFAGELISGVQLDFDLESTEDYTTGSMENRTDLNVGVSKKLLDDRLKVTVGSSFAVEGKERANEESTNIAGDVALDYQLTKDGRYMLRAYRKNEYQVAVEGQVVETGIAFIITMSYNKFRELFHRSAKEKEIIQEERIRKERKKQKDQEAKEKENLDEENKIEGNEIKT, via the coding sequence ATGAATAAAAAAAACATTCATTATTTAAAAAAAACACTACGTATTCTCTTATGGTGCGTGGGTTCTATAGTTGCCCTTTTATTACTTCTTATCATTTTAATCCAGGTTCCGTCAGTCCAGAATTTTGTTAAGGATAAGGCAATTACTTACCTCCATAGTAAAATTAAAACCAAAGTTTCGTTAGATCACATTTCCATAAAATTTCCAAAAGATGTAGTGCTGGAGGGTTTTTATTTTGAAGACCAGAACAAGGATACTTTATTGGCAGGAAAACGTCTGGAAGTTGACGTTGATTTGTTCAAACTGGTGAGCAATGAACTCGAAATCAATTCGGTTTCACTTGAAAATGTAAAAGCCAATATTTCCAGAAATAAGGATGGTGTTTTTAACTTCGATTACATCATTAAAGCTTTTGAATCAAAAGAGCCAAAAGTGGATGATCCGAATGCCAAACCTTTTCAGATATCTGTTGTAAAAGTCAATCTGGATCATGTAAAATTCAACTTTAAAGATGATTTTTCAAAAAATGATATTGCAGTAAACCTTTCACATTTTGACACAAAATTCAATGCCTTCGATTTAGATAAAATGAATTTTGATATTCCCAAAATTAATCTCAATGGATTAAAATTGGTTTTAAATCAGGAAGCGGTTGAAAAAGCGGCTGAAGTTTCGGTGAAGACGGCTGAAACCATTTCCAAACGAAAAGATTTCAAATTAAAATTAGATAAAATCAGTTTGTCCAAAATTGATATTTTATACGATAATAAAGATTCCAGATTAAATTCCGGAATCCGATTAGGAACCTTAAATTTAACAGTTAATGAAATCGATCTTAATAAACAGCTTTTGGATTTTAATACTTTTGAAATTAAAAATCTTAAAGGAAATTTACGACTGGGTGCAAAAGATAAGCAGATTCAGGCACCAAGCCTCGACACAACCGCAATAAAACAAGCAGGGTGGAAAGTAAAACTGGCCGATGTTGATATACAGAATATAGATTTTAAATTTGATGATATGCAGTCAAAACCTGTTCAAAAAGGGATTGATTACAGTCATTTGGATTTGGATAAATTCAATTTGAAAGCTGATGAATTATATTATGCAAACGATACGATTTCAGGAAATATCAAAGCATTGGCCGTTACCGAAAAAAGTGGCTTAACTATTCAGTCTTTAAAAACAGACTTTTTCTACGGTCCAAAAAATGCATCCCTGAATAATTTATACGTAAGAACGCCTCAAACGCTGGTTAAAGATAAAATCAAGGTGACTTATAAATCTATTGCTTCGCTAAAAAAAGACCTTGGAGATCTGTCTGTTGATGCTAATTTAAATCAGTCCAAAATCGGATTTAAGGATATTTTGCTTTTTGCCCCTGATTTGCAGAAGCAAAATCCGTTTAAAAGTAATCCAAATGCAATCTTGTATCTAAACACACGTATAAACGGAAAAATAAAAGACCTGAACATTCCAAAGTTGGAAATGAGCGGAATCGGAACTACTAGAGTTTCTCTTTCGGGGAAAATAAAAGGACTTCCGGATGCTAAGAAATCGTATTATGATCTGGATATTAAAAATCTTTCAAGTACATCAAAAGATATCAATACGTTTGTACCAGCCGGAACAATTCCGAAAAACATTCAGCTGCCATCACAAATTAATTTAAAAGGGAAATTTAAAGGTTCAGTTCAGAATTTTAAAACCAATCTGGCTTTAAACAGCAGTTTCGGTAATGTAAAAGTTGACGGTATATTTGATCAGCGTGTAAAAAACCGAGAGCGATACGATGCTTCTGTAAGCCTTGAAGAATTTGATTTAGGAAGATTAATCAAAAATGATTCAATTGGAAAAATTACGTTTAAAGCGAAAGTAAAAGGAACCGGTTTAGATCCAAAAACAGCAAATGCAGCGATTGATGGTTTAGTACAGAAAGCCGTTTTTAATAGATATACTTACAGGGATTTAAATTTAAAAGGAAATATAGAAAATGGATCTTTTGCTGTGAAATCTGGCATGAAAGATCCAAATCTGAATTTTGATTTAACAGCAAGCGGTGATACAAAACAAAAATACCCAACCATAAAACTAAAACTTAATCTCGATATTGCCGATCTGGAAAAACTGAATCTTCATGCCGGACCAATGAAACTCCGTGGAAATGTGGATGCTGATATTGCCAATAGCAATCCGGATTATCTAAACGGAAAAGTGTTTCTTTCCAATATTCAGATCTTGCAAAAAGAAGAACCAATTGTTCTGGATTCCATCAGAGTTTTGGCTTTTGCCGATAAAGACAGTAATTCGATAAAAATAGCATCCCAGTTTTTAAAAGCCGAAGTAGTAGGGAAATATAAACTGACAACCCTGACCACGGCAATTAAAAAGTCAATTTCTAAATACATTGATCTTAAAAATCCGAAAGTAAATGCAGAATCTGACGAACAACGTCTTGCTTTTACCTTAAAAGTAGATAATGATCCTGTATTATTTAAACTAATTCCGAAACTTACAGGTTTAGAGCCTTTAACGATTACTGGAAACTACAATAACCAAACAGATTCACTTCAGGTTAAAGGGACTATACCGAGAATTGTTTATGCAGAGAATACTATTTCTGGCGGAAAAATAAATATTCAAGCAAAAGAAAATGCTTTAGAATATTCGGTCTCTGTAGCTACGATAGAAAGCGGATCGTTAAAAATTCCGTTTACGAGTTTATCAGGAAAAGTAGAAGAGAATATTCTGGATTATGCACTTGAAGTAAAAGATGCAAAAGACAAACAGCAATATTTTGTTGGAGGTGAATTTAAGGTCGAAAATTCTAAAAACATCTTTAAAATAGATGCTGAAAATTTTGTATTGAATTATGATAAATGGAATATTGATCCGGAAAATGCAATTGAATTTGGAAAAGATCAATTGTATGTTAATAAATTTTTTCTGGAAAATGCCGGAAATGAATTGAAGATTCAATCAGAGGGAACTCAAAATAATGCTCCAATTGAAGTTGATTTTGTGAATTTCAAAATCGAAACCATCATGAATATTGTTAAAAAGGACAAATTACTGATGCAGGGTCTTATTAACGGAAACGCTATTGTCGAAAATGTTATGACAAATCCAATTTTTACTTCTGATCTAAAAATTGATGATTTTACTTTTAAAGGGCAAAAAGTAGGCGATTTAGAAATAAAAGTAAACAATAAAACAGCTAATGTCCTTGCTGCAAATCTACAGTTAAGTGATGAAGACAATGATGTAAATCTTACAGGTGATTATGCCATTAAAGGAGGGACTTTTGATTTTGATGTAGCAATAAACAAACTTAATATAGAGAGTATTCAGGGATTCAGCATGGATAATATTTCTGAAGGGAAAGGATATTTGTCAGGAAATTTTAAGGTTCAGGGTACTACGGCTGCTCCTAAAATTAACGGAGAACTTAGTTTTAACGACGCTGCTTTCCGTGTAACACAGTTGAATTCTTATTTTAAAACCGATCAGGAAAAAATCACTTTTGATAACGGTACCATCACTTTTGATAAATTTACATTTCAGGACGAAAATGATAATGAATTATCGCTGGACGGAACTATCCAATCACCTGATTTCAGGAAATATAATTTTGCATTAAATATTACGGCTAATGATTTCAGAGCTATAAATTCTAAAGCTGCTGACAATAATTTATTTTACGGGGATTTGTTCCTTGATACAAAACTGAATGTAAAAGGGACACTTGAAAACCCTGTAATTGGCGGTACAATCAAAGTAAATAAAGACACGAAGTTTACGGTGGTTTTGCCACAATCAGATCCGTCTATTGCGGATAGAGAAGGTATTGTGGAGTTTGTTGATGAAGACAATCAATATTTGAGACAAACTGCTGAAATGGAACAAAAACTAAATCAGTCAGAATTGCTAGGAATGGATGTTAGTGTTGATATTTCGATTGATAAAGAAGCTGAACTTACCCTTGTTATTGATAAAGGAAACGGTGATTATCTGAATTTAAAAGGCGAAGCGCAATTGACAGGCGGAATTGACCCTTCCGGAAAAACAACTTTAACAGGGAAATATGAATTTACGGATGGTGCGTACGAAATGAATTTCAATATGATCCGTAGAAAATTTAATATTCAAAAAGGAAGTTCTATTATTTGGAACGGTGAGCCTACAATGGCAACTTTAAATATTACGGCAATCTATAAAGTAAATACAGCGCCAATTGATTTGCTCGAAAATCAGTTAGGAGGAGCAAACCAAACCGTTAAAAATACCTACAAACAAAAAATTCCGTTTCAGACTTTATTGAAAATGAAGGGCGAATTATTGAAACCGGAAATCACATTTGACATTATTCTTCCGGATGGGAATTATGATGTGTCAGCTGATATTGTTACAGCTTCGCAGGCAAAACTGGAGCAATTGCGACAAGAACCGGCCGAGTTAAATAAGCAGGTTTTTGCACTCTTATTACTAAATAGATTTATTGGTGAAAATCCGTTTGCAAGTGAAAGTGGTGGTACAAATGCAGAATCATTAGCCAGACAGAGTGTGAGTAAAATCCTTTCGCAGCAATTAAATGATTTTGCCGGAGAATTAATCAGTGGTGTGCAATTGGATTTTGATTTGGAATCTACAGAAGATTACACAACGGGAAGTATGGAAAACAGAACTGACCTGAATGTTGGAGTTTCTAAAAAACTATTAGATGACCGATTGAAAGTTACCGTTGGCAGTAGTTTTGCAGTTGAAGGAAAGGAACGTGCCAACGAAGAAAGTACCAATATTGCCGGAGACGTTGCTTTGGATTATCAGCTTACTAAAGATGGCCGGTATATGCTCAGGGCTTATCGAAAAAACGAATATCAGGTAGCGGTTGAAGGTCAGGTGGTTGAAACGGGAATTGCTTTTATCATTACGATGAGCTACAATAAATTCCGTGAACTTTTTCACAGAAGTGCGAAGGAAAAGGAAATAATCCAGGAAGAAAGAATTCGTAAAGAAAGAAAAAAGCAAAAAGACCAAGAAGCAAAAGAAAAAGAGAATCTGGACGAAGAAAATAAAATTGAAGGGAATGAAATTAAAACATAA